One genomic region from Armatimonadota bacterium encodes:
- the cysC gene encoding adenylyl-sulfate kinase has translation MGEGRSTPSPRGICVWLTGLPGSGKTTIAYRVAECLRAQGHPVEILDGDVVRQHFSRDLGFSREDRLENIRRVAYVAELLVRHGVVVLVALVSPYREGRREARERIGDFLEVYVRCPLEVLVERDPKGLYAQALRGEVQNFTGVSDPYEPPEAPDLVLDTDREPPEASAQRVLALLAERGYGRMPSGQAGARA, from the coding sequence GTGGGGGAAGGGAGGAGCACCCCTTCACCTCGGGGCATCTGCGTGTGGCTCACTGGGCTTCCGGGTTCCGGAAAGACTACTATCGCGTACCGCGTGGCCGAGTGCCTGCGCGCCCAAGGACACCCAGTGGAGATCCTAGATGGAGACGTAGTGCGCCAGCACTTCTCCCGCGACCTCGGGTTCTCCCGGGAGGACCGCCTCGAGAACATCCGCCGCGTGGCCTACGTGGCGGAGCTGCTGGTCCGCCACGGGGTGGTGGTGCTGGTGGCCCTGGTCTCCCCGTACCGGGAGGGCCGGAGGGAGGCCCGGGAGCGCATCGGCGACTTCCTCGAGGTGTACGTGCGCTGCCCGTTGGAGGTGCTCGTCGAGCGGGATCCCAAGGGCCTGTACGCCCAGGCCCTGCGGGGCGAGGTCCAGAACTTCACCGGTGTGAGCGACCCCTACGAACCTCCGGAGGCTCCGGATCTGGTGCTGGATACGGACCGTGAGCCGCCTGAGGCGAGCGCCCAGAGGGTGCTGGCGCTGCTGGCGGAGCGAGGCTACGGGAGGATGCCCAGTGGACAGGCGGGTGCTCGTGCTTGA
- a CDS encoding uroporphyrinogen-III synthase, with amino-acid sequence MDRRVLVLESRMPEVLVHLIRREGWEPVCVPAVVEADADPEEVRKPLERLCVRGVDWVVLQTGTGAERLHRLADRLGLGQAYLEALRAVPIAVRGPKPTAVLRRWGIHPSLSAPSPYTTAELCATLDTVELQNRVVFVQHYGEVNEALRNHLTGRGTEVVDVQPYRWVLPADLRPLQEAVRGLVEGAFWAAVVTSRPQVIHLFRVAEEMGWAEALREALQGRVTVAAVGPVSRQALVARGVRVGVEPEHPKMGRLIEALRRYRREG; translated from the coding sequence GTGGACAGGCGGGTGCTCGTGCTTGAGTCGCGGATGCCGGAAGTCCTCGTCCACCTCATACGGCGGGAAGGGTGGGAGCCCGTGTGCGTTCCCGCGGTGGTGGAGGCGGACGCGGATCCGGAAGAAGTTCGGAAGCCGCTGGAGCGGCTGTGCGTTCGAGGCGTGGACTGGGTGGTGCTGCAGACCGGTACCGGAGCGGAGCGGCTGCACCGGCTTGCGGACCGCCTCGGACTCGGGCAGGCGTACCTGGAGGCTCTGCGGGCCGTGCCCATCGCGGTTCGAGGGCCCAAGCCCACCGCGGTGCTCCGACGGTGGGGAATCCATCCATCGCTTTCTGCCCCCAGTCCGTACACCACCGCGGAGCTGTGTGCGACCTTGGACACCGTAGAGCTTCAGAACCGCGTGGTCTTCGTCCAGCACTACGGGGAAGTCAACGAGGCCCTCCGGAACCACCTGACAGGGCGCGGCACCGAGGTGGTGGATGTCCAACCCTATCGTTGGGTGCTTCCCGCGGATCTCCGCCCGCTCCAGGAGGCCGTGCGGGGCCTTGTGGAAGGTGCATTTTGGGCGGCGGTGGTGACGAGCCGGCCGCAGGTGATCCACCTCTTCCGGGTGGCGGAGGAGATGGGATGGGCGGAGGCCTTGCGGGAAGCTCTCCAGGGCCGCGTGACCGTGGCTGCGGTAGGGCCGGTGTCGCGCCAAGCCCTGGTGGCGCGGGGGGTGCGGGTGGGCGTGGAGCCGGAACATCCCAAGATGGGGCGGCTCATCGAGGCCCTGCGGAGGTACAGGCGGGAGGGATAG